In Manis pentadactyla isolate mManPen7 chromosome 3, mManPen7.hap1, whole genome shotgun sequence, a single window of DNA contains:
- the LY6E gene encoding lymphocyte antigen 6E → MKVFLTVLLAALLGAEQAQSLVCFSCTNQNSNFYCLKPTICSDSDNYCVTISASAGIGNLVDFGHTLNKGCSPICPGPKGISLGVASVGTHCCQSFLCNLSAADGRLQASTTLLGLGLLLSLLLALLRLGP, encoded by the exons ATGAAGGTCTTCCTGACTGTGCTGCTGGCTGCCCTCCTGGGTGCGGAGCAAG CCCAGTCCCTGGTGTGCTTCTCCTGCACGAATCAGAATAGCAACTTCTACTGTCTGAAGCCGACCATCTGCTCTGACTCCGACAACTACTGTGTGACCATATCTGCCTCTGCGGGCATCG GGAACTTGGTGGACTTCGGCCACACCCTGAACAAGGGCTGCTCCCCCATATGCCCCGGCCCGAAGGGCATCAGTCTTGGCGTGGCGTCGGTGGGCACCCACTGCTGCCAGAGTTTCCTGTGCAACCTGAGCGCAGCCGACGGCAGGCTGCAGGCCAGCACCACCTTGCTGGGCCTTGGGCTCCTGCTCAGCCTCCTCTTGGCCCTGCTGCGGCTTGGCCCCTGA